In the genome of Pseudomonas sp. LBUM920, one region contains:
- the efeU gene encoding iron uptake transporter permease EfeU, whose amino-acid sequence MLVPFLIMLREGIEAALIVGIIASYLQQTGRGQWMPAVWIGVFLAAALALLVGGGLELVSAEFPQKQQELFEGVVGLVAVGILSSMVFWMRKVARSIKHSLHESLDHALAGSKHQVIALIAMVFFAVAREGLETVFFLLAVFQQSEGPGAPIGALLGLILAIVVGFLIYTGSMRLNLGAFFRWTGLFILVVAAGILANSVQALHEAGVWNHLQTVLFDFSATLPMDGPLGSVLAGMFGYQDAPTISTLGAYLIYLVVALVMFFLPSAPPKPVANTSSVSSQ is encoded by the coding sequence ATGCTCGTTCCCTTTCTAATCATGCTGCGCGAAGGCATTGAAGCAGCATTGATCGTTGGCATCATCGCCAGTTACCTGCAACAAACCGGCCGCGGTCAGTGGATGCCCGCAGTATGGATCGGCGTGTTCCTCGCCGCTGCCCTGGCCCTGCTGGTAGGCGGCGGCCTGGAGCTGGTCAGCGCCGAATTCCCGCAAAAACAACAGGAATTGTTCGAGGGTGTGGTCGGCCTGGTGGCCGTCGGCATTCTCAGCTCGATGGTGTTCTGGATGCGCAAAGTAGCGCGCTCCATCAAGCATTCCCTGCACGAATCCCTGGACCACGCGCTGGCCGGCTCCAAGCATCAGGTGATCGCGCTGATTGCCATGGTGTTTTTCGCCGTGGCCCGTGAAGGCCTGGAGACGGTGTTCTTCCTGCTCGCGGTGTTCCAGCAGAGCGAAGGCCCGGGCGCGCCGATTGGCGCCCTGCTCGGCCTGATCCTGGCGATCGTCGTCGGTTTCCTGATCTACACCGGCAGCATGCGCTTGAACCTGGGTGCGTTCTTTCGCTGGACCGGCTTGTTCATCCTGGTGGTGGCCGCCGGCATCCTCGCCAACTCGGTTCAAGCCCTGCACGAAGCCGGGGTGTGGAATCACCTGCAAACCGTGTTGTTCGATTTCAGCGCGACACTGCCGATGGATGGCCCGTTGGGCTCGGTGCTGGCCGGGATGTTCGGCTATCAGGATGCACCGACCATCAGCACCCTGGGCGCCTATCTGATTTACCTGGTGGTGGCGCTGGTGATGTTCTTCCTGCCGTCCGCCCCACCCAAGCCTGTCGCTAACACCTCTTCCGTTTCCAGCCAGTAA